In Shouchella patagoniensis, the following are encoded in one genomic region:
- a CDS encoding sigma-54-dependent Fis family transcriptional regulator encodes MNKIRVTIIAPYEGLLEIIKRISPQFHGLDVDVHVADLQESVPLLTSGIETYTDLYISRGGTANVVRNYTNKPVIEIPISGYDILRMILLFQAESDHTEIIAFENISHNFNKISELIETDLPITAVTSVEQVEPAILHAKSIGRRIIVGDVITVNLAKKHGLDGILITSGEESVHTALEQAELLGSSIAQNKRHNSLLQLAFEQSSDTFFIMNRKGRVLTKSYTFLHSYDQIALELFVEKVNTALKQKETSTVIADLNEPLQLTIKEIDLANEKVFYVSLQNIEHTSLLKINRIQTKHLTCSLVLGSNDQLIESFNEASNKKATMIISPAGSGEEVLAKALLPKHAFVVDASSLLVATDIDYKSLPLYVKNWNVLPETEQLNLIRFIQSSSEKIVVHSDHPLSITDDLYTIQLPSLLDRKQEWNQFVRRLIGEANQLYGKQVIGYRGELPTIALQRFDWLIEYVFFQVKTSMQPYIYLSETKSNPISLNKSLEEIEKEIIKHVLTEEDFNQSKAAERLQINRTTLWRKLK; translated from the coding sequence GTGAATAAAATAAGGGTAACCATTATTGCTCCTTACGAAGGGTTACTTGAAATAATCAAAAGAATTAGCCCACAATTCCACGGACTCGATGTTGATGTTCATGTTGCCGATTTACAGGAATCTGTCCCCCTATTAACTTCTGGTATAGAGACATATACAGATCTTTATATTAGCCGAGGTGGTACCGCAAACGTCGTCCGTAACTACACAAATAAACCAGTCATTGAAATCCCAATATCTGGTTACGATATTTTACGTATGATTTTGCTTTTCCAAGCTGAATCAGATCACACTGAAATCATTGCATTTGAGAACATCTCACACAATTTCAATAAAATATCTGAATTAATAGAGACAGATCTTCCGATTACAGCAGTTACTTCTGTAGAGCAGGTAGAACCAGCAATATTGCATGCTAAATCAATCGGTCGCAGGATAATTGTTGGTGATGTTATTACTGTTAACCTCGCTAAAAAACATGGACTTGACGGCATTTTGATTACATCAGGAGAAGAATCCGTACACACTGCACTTGAACAAGCAGAGTTATTAGGTTCATCAATAGCTCAAAATAAAAGACATAATTCTTTGCTTCAATTAGCATTTGAACAATCAAGTGACACCTTTTTTATTATGAATAGAAAAGGGCGCGTATTAACAAAAAGTTACACCTTCTTACATTCGTATGATCAGATCGCGCTAGAGCTATTCGTGGAAAAAGTAAATACCGCACTTAAACAAAAAGAAACTTCTACCGTTATCGCGGACTTAAATGAACCACTACAACTAACAATAAAAGAAATCGACTTAGCCAACGAAAAAGTCTTTTATGTCTCTTTACAAAACATCGAGCATACTTCACTTTTAAAGATTAATCGTATTCAAACAAAACACCTTACTTGTTCTCTCGTCTTAGGAAGTAATGATCAACTAATAGAGTCGTTTAACGAGGCGAGTAATAAGAAAGCAACCATGATTATAAGTCCCGCCGGATCTGGAGAAGAAGTTCTTGCTAAAGCATTGTTACCTAAACATGCTTTTGTTGTTGACGCATCTTCTCTCCTAGTCGCTACGGATATCGACTATAAGAGCCTTCCGTTATATGTGAAAAATTGGAACGTTCTACCAGAGACCGAACAGTTAAATCTCATCCGATTTATTCAATCTTCATCCGAAAAGATTGTAGTCCATAGCGACCACCCCCTTTCTATTACAGATGATTTGTATACCATTCAACTTCCTTCACTTCTTGATCGTAAACAAGAATGGAATCAGTTTGTCAGAAGATTAATCGGAGAAGCAAATCAATTATATGGAAAGCAAGTGATTGGATACCGAGGTGAATTACCTACCATCGCCTTGCAACGGTTTGACTGGCTAATTGAGTACGTGTTTTTTCAGGTGAAAACATCTATGCAACCTTATATTTATCTATCAGAAACAAAAAGCAATCCCATCTCTTTGAATAAGTCATTGGAAGAAATTGAAAAAGAAATCATTAAACACGTTTTGACTGAAGAAGATTTTAATCAATCGAAAGCAGCAGAGCGCTTACAAATTAACCGAACAACGCTGTGGAGAAAACTGAAATAA